A region from the Pelagovum pacificum genome encodes:
- a CDS encoding YraN family protein, with translation MPTDQRRERGRTNYMAGLSAETAVERHYGRNGLPVVGRRWRGRGGEIDLIAADGDGLVFVEVKKAQTHDAALWRVTRRQAQRIMDAATEFVGAMPKGLLTAMRFDIATVDAHGEVRIVENAFAGY, from the coding sequence ATGCCGACAGACCAGCGACGCGAGCGTGGACGAACAAACTACATGGCGGGCCTGTCCGCCGAAACGGCCGTCGAACGTCACTACGGTCGAAACGGACTCCCGGTGGTCGGACGTCGCTGGCGCGGCCGGGGCGGTGAAATCGACCTGATTGCCGCGGATGGCGACGGGCTGGTCTTCGTCGAGGTGAAGAAGGCGCAAACCCACGATGCCGCGCTCTGGCGGGTCACCCGGCGACAGGCGCAACGTATCATGGATGCCGCGACGGAGTTCGTCGGTGCCATGCCGAAGGGCCTGCTCACCGCGATGCGGTTCGACATCGCGACGGTCGATGCGCACGGTGAAGTCCGGATCGTCGAAAACGCGTTTGCCGGGTACTGA
- a CDS encoding LapA family protein, protein MRYIRYAFWAIVGLCLIVLSLANRELVELQALPSALADLAGVSPTVQIPLFVAILLGVALGLVIGLIWEWIREYKHRAAVSRKDREAKALQREVDRLKAEKHEGKDEVLALLE, encoded by the coding sequence ATGCGCTATATCCGTTACGCCTTCTGGGCCATCGTCGGTCTCTGCCTCATCGTCCTCAGCCTCGCCAACCGCGAGCTGGTGGAACTGCAGGCTCTGCCGTCCGCTCTCGCCGATCTGGCCGGCGTTTCGCCGACGGTTCAAATCCCGCTCTTCGTCGCGATCCTGCTGGGTGTCGCGCTTGGCCTCGTGATCGGCCTGATCTGGGAGTGGATCCGCGAGTACAAGCACCGCGCCGCCGTCAGCCGCAAGGACCGCGAGGCCAAGGCGCTTCAGCGCGAGGTCGACCGCCTGAAAGCCGAAAAGCACGAGGGCAAGGACGAGGTCCTCGCGCTCCTTGAGTAG
- a CDS encoding phosphoribosylanthranilate isomerase, whose amino-acid sequence MPSGIRTKICGLKTPEMVEAAAEAGARYVGFVFFPKSPRAVSIAEAQKAALAAPPGVAKVALVVDPDDALLDEIVEGVPLDMIQLHGKETAERIAEVRSRTGLPVMKSVGIESEGDLASLDAYSQVADQLLVEAKAPKGALPGGNGTSFDWSLLSGRRWSVPWMLAGGLTAENVGEAIRLTGARQVDVSSAVERSRGEKDIGLIRDFLAAVEA is encoded by the coding sequence ATGCCCTCGGGCATCAGAACCAAGATCTGCGGTCTGAAGACGCCGGAGATGGTCGAGGCGGCCGCAGAGGCCGGCGCGCGCTATGTCGGCTTCGTGTTCTTTCCGAAGTCCCCGCGTGCCGTGTCGATCGCCGAAGCGCAGAAGGCCGCGCTGGCCGCACCGCCCGGCGTGGCGAAGGTCGCGCTTGTCGTGGACCCCGACGACGCGCTGCTTGACGAGATCGTGGAGGGCGTACCGCTCGACATGATCCAGCTGCACGGCAAGGAGACGGCCGAGCGGATCGCGGAGGTCCGCAGCCGGACCGGGTTGCCCGTGATGAAGTCGGTGGGGATCGAGTCCGAAGGCGACCTCGCCAGTCTCGACGCGTACAGCCAGGTCGCCGACCAGTTGCTGGTCGAGGCCAAGGCCCCCAAGGGCGCCTTGCCCGGCGGCAACGGCACGTCCTTCGATTGGAGCCTTTTGTCGGGTCGTCGCTGGTCCGTGCCCTGGATGCTCGCCGGTGGGCTGACCGCAGAGAACGTCGGTGAGGCCATCCGACTGACCGGAGCACGCCAGGTCGATGTATCCTCGGCGGTGGAGCGGTCGCGGGGCGAGAAGGATATCGGTCTGATCCGGGACTTCCTCGCAGCGGTGGAGGCCTAG
- a CDS encoding penicillin-binding protein activator, with amino-acid sequence MSSPVRFAARLFALLSLVVLSACGNLPVPGGASGGPRIDPSQPVQVALLVPGGSQIGGDDLIARDLENAARMAVSDLQGAQIDLRVYNTGASPQQASTVTSQAVADGAKIILGPLRADAAVAASAAAAAQNVNVLAFTNTTSVAGGNLFILGPTFENTARRLVGFGRNQGLDRYLVVYGDDAQGTAGRDAISRAVQTFGGTLLGMESYPMTSQQSVMEAAPRIASAAQANGAQAIFLTGGVNADLPIIATALPEAGLSNSDATFMGLTRWDAVPEALSLGGLQGGYFARPDTDALAAFEARYSATYGSDPHPLAGLAYDGVAAVGALVAAGNANALTGGALTQRSGFQGTSGIFRFRSDGTNERALSVAQIRNNQVVIVDPAPSSFAAAGL; translated from the coding sequence ATGTCCAGCCCGGTCCGCTTCGCGGCGCGCCTGTTCGCGCTTCTGTCGCTCGTCGTCCTGTCCGCCTGCGGGAACCTCCCCGTGCCGGGCGGCGCGTCCGGCGGTCCCCGAATCGATCCGTCGCAACCGGTTCAGGTGGCGCTGCTCGTTCCCGGCGGCTCGCAGATCGGCGGCGACGACCTGATCGCCCGCGATCTCGAGAACGCCGCGCGCATGGCGGTCTCCGACCTGCAGGGCGCCCAGATCGACCTCCGCGTCTATAACACCGGTGCGTCGCCGCAACAGGCGTCGACCGTGACCAGCCAGGCCGTGGCGGACGGTGCGAAGATCATCCTCGGGCCGCTCCGGGCCGATGCCGCCGTCGCCGCAAGCGCCGCCGCGGCAGCCCAGAACGTGAACGTGCTGGCCTTCACCAACACGACCTCCGTCGCGGGCGGTAACCTCTTCATCCTCGGGCCGACCTTCGAGAACACGGCGCGCCGTCTTGTCGGGTTCGGCCGGAACCAGGGCCTCGACCGCTATCTCGTCGTCTATGGCGACGATGCGCAGGGCACTGCCGGGCGCGATGCGATTTCCCGCGCCGTGCAGACCTTCGGCGGCACGCTGCTGGGCATGGAATCCTACCCGATGACGTCGCAGCAGTCGGTGATGGAAGCCGCGCCGCGCATCGCGTCGGCCGCACAGGCCAACGGCGCGCAGGCGATCTTCCTGACGGGCGGCGTGAATGCCGACCTTCCGATCATCGCCACCGCCCTGCCCGAGGCCGGCCTCTCCAACTCCGACGCGACCTTCATGGGGCTGACCCGCTGGGATGCCGTCCCCGAGGCGCTCAGCCTCGGTGGGCTTCAGGGTGGCTACTTCGCCCGCCCCGACACTGACGCCCTCGCCGCCTTCGAAGCCCGTTACAGCGCGACCTACGGGTCCGATCCGCACCCGCTTGCCGGGCTCGCCTATGACGGTGTCGCGGCGGTCGGCGCCCTCGTCGCCGCCGGCAATGCCAACGCCCTCACCGGCGGTGCCCTGACGCAGCGCTCCGGCTTCCAGGGCACGTCGGGTATCTTCCGTTTCCGGTCCGACGGCACGAACGAACGTGCCCTCTCGGTCGCCCAGATCCGCAACAATCAGGTGGTCATCGTTGACCCAGCCCCATCCAGCTTCGCCGCTGCAGGCCTCTGA
- the aroA gene encoding 3-phosphoshikimate 1-carboxyvinyltransferase, producing MSGHGTPVPMVSSKSGPLTGEANVPGDKSISHRSLILGALAIGETKITGLLAGEDVLDTAKAMRAFGAEVTEVDGTWSVHGVGVGGFAEPDNVIDCGNSGTGVRLIMGAMGTSPVTATFTGDASLRSRPMGRITDPLAEFGARAYGRTGGRLPLTLVGAADPVPVRYLLPMPSAQVKSAVLLAGLNAPGETVVIEPEPTRDHTERMLTGFGAEVSAEQTNEGRVITLKGRPELKPQTIVVPRDPSSAAFPVCAALITEGSDVLVPNIGLNPTRAGLFETLRDMGADLSYENPRDEGGEPVADLRAKFSPDLEGIEVPPERAASMIDEYPVLSVVAAFARGRTIMRGVKELRVKESDRIDAMAQGLRAAGVTVEEGEDWWIVEGRGFGDVPGGVTVESRLDHRIAMSFAVLGFATEQPVRIDDASPIATSFPIFESLMATLGAKLERV from the coding sequence ATGTCCGGACACGGCACACCAGTTCCCATGGTCTCCAGCAAGAGCGGCCCGCTGACCGGCGAGGCGAACGTGCCCGGGGACAAGTCGATCTCGCACCGGTCGCTGATCCTCGGCGCATTGGCGATCGGCGAGACGAAGATCACCGGTCTGCTCGCCGGCGAAGACGTTCTGGACACCGCGAAGGCGATGCGTGCTTTCGGCGCGGAAGTGACCGAAGTCGACGGCACCTGGTCCGTCCACGGTGTTGGCGTGGGCGGGTTCGCCGAGCCGGACAATGTCATCGACTGCGGCAACTCCGGCACGGGCGTCCGGCTGATCATGGGTGCGATGGGGACGTCGCCCGTGACGGCAACCTTTACCGGGGATGCCTCGCTGCGCTCGCGCCCCATGGGACGGATCACCGATCCGCTGGCCGAATTCGGGGCACGCGCCTATGGCCGGACGGGCGGGCGGTTGCCGCTCACGCTGGTCGGTGCCGCCGATCCGGTACCGGTTAGGTATCTTCTGCCGATGCCCTCCGCCCAGGTGAAATCCGCCGTTCTGCTCGCCGGACTGAACGCGCCGGGCGAAACCGTCGTGATCGAGCCCGAGCCCACGCGCGATCATACCGAGCGCATGCTGACCGGTTTCGGCGCCGAGGTCTCGGCCGAGCAGACCAACGAGGGGCGCGTCATCACCCTGAAAGGCCGGCCGGAGCTGAAGCCGCAGACCATTGTCGTGCCGCGCGATCCGTCCAGTGCCGCCTTCCCGGTTTGCGCTGCGCTGATCACCGAAGGCTCGGACGTTCTCGTACCGAACATCGGCCTCAACCCCACTCGTGCCGGGCTCTTCGAGACGCTGCGCGACATGGGGGCGGACCTGTCTTATGAGAACCCGCGCGACGAAGGCGGTGAACCTGTCGCGGACCTTCGGGCAAAGTTCTCTCCCGATCTCGAGGGGATCGAGGTCCCGCCGGAGCGTGCAGCCTCGATGATCGACGAATACCCGGTTCTGTCCGTCGTGGCCGCCTTCGCGCGGGGTCGCACGATCATGCGCGGCGTGAAGGAGCTCCGCGTGAAGGAAAGCGACCGGATCGACGCGATGGCGCAGGGGCTTCGCGCCGCCGGCGTCACGGTCGAGGAAGGCGAGGACTGGTGGATCGTCGAAGGTCGCGGTTTCGGTGACGTGCCGGGCGGCGTGACGGTGGAAAGCCGGCTCGACCACCGGATCGCCATGTCCTTCGCGGTGCTGGGTTTCGCCACGGAACAGCCGGTGCGGATCGACGATGCCTCGCCGATCGCGACGTCCTTCCCGATTTTCGAATCGCTGATGGCAACGCTCGGCGCCAAGCTGGAGCGCGTGTGA
- the rpsA gene encoding 30S ribosomal protein S1, producing MAQNASMEEFEALLNESLEMDTPNEGSVVKGRVIAVEAGQAIIDVGYKMEGRVDLKEFANPGEAPEIGVGDEVEVYLRNVENARGEAVISREMARREEAWDRLEKAYADEERVEGAIFGRVKGGFTVDLGGAVAFLPGSQVDVRPVRDAGPLMGLKQPFQILKMDRRRGNIVVSRRAILEESRAEQRAEVIGNLTEGQAVDGVVKNITEYGAFVDLGGVDGLLHVTDMAWRRVNHPSEILSIGETVKVQVIKINKETHRISLGMKQLQDDPWDTVTAKFPLGSVHQGRVTNITDYGAFVELEPGVEGLVHVSEMSWTKKNVHPGKIVSTSQEVDVMVLEIDEAKRRVSLGLKQTMRNPWEVFAETHPEGTEVEGEVKNITEFGLFVGLDGDIDGMVHLSDLTWEGRGEDVIGDYRKGDMVKAKVLEVDTEKERISLSIKALDSDPFAEAVGGVKRGSIITVTVTKIEDGGIEVEYEGMKSFIRRSDLSRDRSEQRPERFQPGDHVDVRVTNVDQKTRRLGLSIKAREIAEEKEAVQQYGSSDSGASLGDILGAALKGGDDE from the coding sequence ATGGCGCAAAACGCATCCATGGAGGAATTCGAGGCCCTCCTTAATGAAAGCCTCGAAATGGACACGCCGAACGAAGGTTCGGTTGTCAAAGGCCGTGTCATCGCCGTCGAGGCGGGACAAGCCATCATCGACGTCGGCTACAAGATGGAAGGCCGCGTTGATCTGAAAGAATTCGCGAACCCCGGCGAAGCGCCCGAAATCGGCGTTGGCGACGAGGTCGAAGTCTATCTCCGCAACGTCGAGAACGCCCGTGGCGAAGCCGTCATCTCCCGCGAGATGGCCCGCCGTGAAGAGGCGTGGGACCGCCTGGAGAAGGCCTATGCCGACGAAGAGCGCGTCGAAGGTGCCATCTTCGGCCGCGTCAAGGGCGGCTTCACCGTCGACCTCGGCGGCGCCGTGGCGTTCCTGCCCGGCTCGCAGGTCGATGTGCGTCCCGTCCGGGATGCGGGCCCGCTCATGGGTCTCAAGCAGCCGTTCCAGATCCTCAAGATGGACCGCCGCCGGGGCAACATCGTCGTCTCCCGCCGTGCCATCCTTGAAGAGAGCCGTGCCGAACAGCGTGCCGAAGTCATCGGCAACCTCACCGAAGGCCAGGCGGTCGACGGCGTGGTCAAGAACATCACCGAGTACGGCGCGTTCGTCGACCTCGGCGGTGTGGACGGTCTGCTGCACGTCACCGACATGGCATGGCGTCGCGTGAACCACCCCTCCGAGATCCTGTCGATCGGCGAGACCGTGAAGGTCCAGGTCATCAAGATCAACAAGGAGACCCATCGTATCTCCCTCGGCATGAAGCAGCTGCAGGACGATCCGTGGGATACGGTGACCGCGAAGTTCCCGCTGGGCTCCGTGCATCAGGGCCGCGTGACCAACATCACCGACTACGGTGCGTTCGTCGAACTGGAGCCGGGTGTCGAAGGTCTCGTCCACGTGTCCGAGATGTCCTGGACCAAGAAGAACGTTCACCCCGGCAAGATCGTCTCCACCTCGCAAGAGGTCGACGTCATGGTGCTGGAGATCGACGAAGCCAAGCGACGCGTTTCGCTGGGTCTCAAGCAGACCATGCGCAACCCGTGGGAAGTCTTCGCCGAGACCCATCCGGAAGGCACCGAGGTCGAGGGCGAGGTCAAGAACATCACCGAGTTCGGTCTGTTCGTTGGTCTCGACGGCGACATCGACGGCATGGTTCACCTCTCCGACCTGACCTGGGAAGGTCGTGGCGAGGACGTGATCGGCGACTATCGCAAGGGTGACATGGTCAAGGCCAAGGTCCTCGAGGTCGACACCGAGAAGGAGCGCATCTCGCTCTCCATCAAGGCGCTCGACAGCGATCCGTTCGCGGAAGCCGTCGGCGGCGTGAAGCGCGGCTCGATCATCACCGTCACGGTCACCAAGATCGAGGACGGCGGCATCGAGGTCGAGTATGAGGGCATGAAGTCCTTCATCCGTCGCTCCGACCTGTCGCGTGACCGCTCCGAGCAGCGCCCCGAGCGCTTCCAGCCGGGCGACCACGTCGATGTTCGCGTCACCAACGTGGACCAGAAGACCCGTCGCCTCGGCCTGTCGATCAAGGCCCGCGAGATCGCCGAAGAGAAGGAAGCCGTGCAGCAGTACGGGTCGTCCGACTCCGGTGCGTCGCTCGGCGACATTCTCGGCGCAGCCCTGAAGGGCGGCGACGACGAATAA
- the ihfB gene encoding integration host factor subunit beta: MIRSELIQKIADENPHLYQRDVEKIVNTVFEEITAAMSRGDRVELRGFGAFSVKKRDARVGRNPRTGESVEVEEKHVPFFKTGKLLRDRLNGK, from the coding sequence ATGATCCGGTCTGAACTCATCCAGAAGATCGCCGATGAGAACCCGCACCTGTACCAGCGCGACGTCGAAAAAATCGTGAATACGGTCTTTGAAGAGATCACCGCAGCCATGTCCCGCGGCGATCGTGTCGAATTGCGCGGATTTGGTGCCTTTTCCGTCAAGAAACGCGATGCGCGCGTCGGTCGAAATCCACGCACTGGCGAAAGCGTTGAGGTGGAAGAGAAGCACGTTCCATTTTTCAAGACCGGCAAGCTCTTGCGGGACCGGCTGAACGGGAAGTAG
- the rsmI gene encoding 16S rRNA (cytidine(1402)-2'-O)-methyltransferase: MNFEARPLDPGLYLVSTPIGNARDITLRALDVLAAATTIAAEDTRTARRLLEIHGVPLNGRHVVAYHDHSGPADRSRLVDAALAGSVAYVSEAGTPLLADPGFRLARDVRAEGGVVTAVPGASALLSALAVGGMPTDRFLFAGFLPPAQSARRTAIAELGSVPATLVFYESPKRIEALVADLAEVLGPARPAAVCRELTKKFEEVIEAPLGEMSVRLESAVLKGEIVMLVGPPVAGEADEVDVEGALRKAMETMRIKDAATAVAGALGLPRRDVYQKALEMKRD, from the coding sequence ATGAATTTCGAAGCACGTCCCCTCGACCCCGGCCTGTACCTTGTCTCCACGCCGATCGGGAACGCGCGCGACATCACGCTGCGGGCGCTCGACGTGCTGGCCGCGGCCACGACGATTGCTGCCGAGGACACGCGGACGGCGCGCCGCCTGCTCGAGATCCACGGCGTCCCGCTCAACGGCCGGCACGTGGTGGCCTACCACGATCACAGCGGCCCCGCGGACCGGTCCCGGCTCGTTGATGCGGCGCTTGCCGGCTCGGTCGCCTACGTCTCCGAGGCCGGGACGCCGCTGCTTGCCGATCCGGGCTTCCGGCTCGCCCGCGACGTCCGTGCGGAAGGGGGCGTGGTGACGGCCGTTCCGGGGGCCTCCGCGCTGCTCTCCGCGCTCGCCGTCGGCGGTATGCCGACCGACCGTTTCCTGTTCGCCGGTTTCCTGCCGCCGGCGCAGAGTGCGCGCCGGACTGCCATCGCCGAGCTCGGCTCCGTCCCTGCGACCCTCGTCTTCTACGAAAGCCCGAAGCGGATCGAAGCGCTGGTCGCCGACCTTGCCGAAGTCCTCGGCCCCGCACGCCCTGCCGCCGTCTGCCGTGAGCTGACGAAGAAGTTCGAGGAAGTCATCGAGGCACCCTTGGGGGAGATGTCCGTGCGGCTGGAAAGCGCCGTCCTGAAGGGCGAGATCGTGATGCTGGTCGGTCCGCCCGTCGCGGGCGAGGCGGACGAGGTGGATGTCGAGGGGGCGCTCAGGAAAGCGATGGAGACGATGCGGATCAAGGATGCCGCGACGGCCGTCGCCGGAGCGCTGGGTCTGCCCAGACGCGACGTTTACCAAAAGGCGCTGGAGATGAAGCGGGATTAG
- the gshB gene encoding glutathione synthase, producing the protein MPLKVAIQMDPLGPIDIKADSTFRIAIEAQDRGHELFYYTPGRLTFDEGRIVARGWPLVLRREVGNHFTAGEEQLVDLSDFDVVWLRQDPPFDMSYITTTHLLDRLAETTLVVNDPFWVRNYPEKLLVLNFPDLTPPTMIARDLAELRRFRERHGDIILKPLYGNGGAGVFKLNKDDGNLASLHELFSTFSREPLIAQKFLPAVSKGDKRVILVDGEPIGAINRVPQKGETRSNMHVGGRAEKVELTDRDREICAAIGPLLREKGQIFVGIDVIGEWLTEINVTSPTGLQELERFDGTNGAGLIWDAIERRRPG; encoded by the coding sequence ATGCCGCTCAAAGTAGCCATCCAGATGGATCCGCTCGGACCCATCGACATCAAAGCCGACAGCACGTTCCGCATCGCGATCGAGGCGCAGGATCGCGGGCATGAACTGTTCTACTACACCCCCGGCCGGCTCACCTTCGATGAGGGCCGGATTGTCGCGCGGGGCTGGCCGCTCGTGCTTCGGCGCGAAGTGGGCAACCACTTCACGGCCGGCGAAGAACAGCTCGTCGATCTCTCCGACTTCGATGTGGTCTGGCTACGGCAGGATCCGCCGTTCGACATGAGCTATATCACGACGACGCACCTGCTCGATCGACTGGCGGAGACGACATTGGTCGTCAACGACCCTTTCTGGGTGCGCAACTACCCCGAGAAGCTGCTGGTGCTGAACTTCCCGGACCTCACGCCGCCGACGATGATCGCCCGCGACCTCGCCGAACTTCGGCGCTTCCGCGAGCGGCACGGCGACATCATCCTCAAGCCGCTCTACGGCAACGGCGGCGCCGGGGTATTCAAGCTGAACAAGGACGACGGCAACCTCGCCTCGCTGCACGAGCTCTTCTCGACCTTCAGCCGCGAGCCGCTGATCGCCCAGAAATTCCTGCCCGCGGTGAGCAAGGGCGACAAGCGCGTGATCCTCGTCGATGGCGAGCCGATCGGCGCCATCAACCGCGTCCCCCAGAAGGGCGAGACCCGGTCGAACATGCATGTCGGCGGGCGCGCCGAGAAGGTCGAACTGACCGACCGCGACCGCGAGATTTGCGCCGCGATCGGCCCACTCCTGCGGGAGAAGGGACAGATCTTCGTCGGCATCGACGTGATCGGTGAATGGCTGACCGAGATCAACGTGACCTCGCCGACCGGTCTGCAGGAGCTCGAAAGGTTTGACGGCACCAACGGCGCGGGCCTGATATGGGACGCGATCGAGCGGCGTCGCCCCGGCTGA
- the cmk gene encoding (d)CMP kinase → MAQSFTIAIDGPAAAGKGTISKAVARHFGFAHLDTGLLYRAVGARLLSGEDAVEAALALRAEEIDENRLRTAEVAEAASKVAVIKEVRAALVDFQRAFARRAGGAVLDGRDIGTVICPDAEAKLFVTASAECRAERRYLELAERGFDVDRGSVLADVRARDARDSERAVAPLRPAEDAVVIDTTEMSIEEAIAQAVRAVEARHA, encoded by the coding sequence ATGGCGCAATCGTTCACGATCGCGATCGACGGACCCGCCGCCGCGGGCAAGGGCACGATCAGCAAGGCCGTCGCACGTCATTTCGGATTCGCGCATCTCGACACAGGCCTGCTCTACCGCGCGGTCGGCGCCCGGCTGCTGTCCGGTGAGGACGCTGTGGAAGCCGCGCTGGCCTTGCGTGCCGAGGAGATCGACGAGAACCGCCTGCGCACCGCGGAGGTCGCCGAGGCCGCCAGCAAAGTCGCTGTTATCAAAGAGGTTCGTGCCGCACTGGTCGATTTCCAGCGCGCCTTCGCGCGACGTGCCGGCGGCGCCGTTCTCGACGGGCGCGACATCGGAACGGTGATCTGCCCGGATGCCGAGGCCAAGCTGTTCGTTACCGCGAGTGCCGAATGCCGGGCCGAGCGGCGCTATCTCGAACTGGCGGAGCGGGGCTTCGACGTCGATCGCGGATCGGTCCTCGCCGACGTGCGGGCGCGGGATGCGCGCGACAGCGAACGGGCGGTCGCGCCACTGCGTCCGGCGGAGGATGCGGTCGTGATCGACACGACCGAGATGTCCATCGAAGAGGCGATCGCACAGGCCGTCCGGGCAGTGGAGGCCCGGCACGCCTGA